From the Primulina tabacum isolate GXHZ01 chromosome 3, ASM2559414v2, whole genome shotgun sequence genome, one window contains:
- the LOC142539594 gene encoding LOW QUALITY PROTEIN: pentatricopeptide repeat-containing protein At3g02490, mitochondrial-like (The sequence of the model RefSeq protein was modified relative to this genomic sequence to represent the inferred CDS: deleted 1 base in 1 codon) produces the protein MGNQWLRLLLLRCQTQYPPHIYRHSQVKPVRSPNSSLLQSPAPFANLVFRYFSSSPELAVEPQKPPSDQTFVLADIFAKPDKSAEEIKQELDSNNVIFTHDLVLSALRSDHTTPDVARRLFDWVLESNSEKLSSKSYNLMLGILGSNGFVKESWDMISQMKKKGFGVSKGTFIRISDKFKADGLNEDVEKLEDVYASGSASIKINDPRNDSTAHKFSSWVSQIIRREVWGNDVEKRLQESDVEFSGELVTMVLENRELELNKVLIFFRWVEESGLFKHNQTTYNAMARVLCREEYVEKFWMFVNEMRGAGYEMERETYFMVLERFVRSKMMKDAVDLYEFAMTGGNKPSVQDCIFLLKKIVVSKELDMNLFLKVVRIFNESGNVLTDANLNSILKSLTSVGRLTEWKEILEAMEKGGYLPSVSTQCQIAFKLGSGGKSRGAREFMDKMVDAEGGTDNSTWVSLVKGYCLARDLDEATCTLRKMLEQQGASSDSERALQLLVGTYCRKNRPLSAYKLVLEMVNDKGLTPRHTTYKELTSTLLLKKRFKEALDVMGMMKNHGYPPVLDSFVAYLSRIGNAEEAVCFSRALASKRSPSESTYLRLFEAFLKAGRQNEAQDFHAKCPSHIKNHADVLNLFCTMKSGDKARNDGRVL, from the exons ATGGGGAATCAATGGCTCCGATTGCTTCTTCTCCGATGCCAGACTCAATATCCGCCCCACATTTATAGACATTCTCAGGTAAAACCTGTCCGCTCCCCAAATTCATCACTTCTCCAGTCGCCTGCACCTTTCGCAAATCTCGTGTTTCGGTATTTTTCATCATCCCCCGAGCTTGCTGTTGAGCCGCAGAAACCTCCCTCCGATCAGACTTTTGTGTTGGCTGATATTTTCGCTAAGCCTGATAAGTCTGCTGAAGAAATTAAGCAGGAGTTGGATTCTaataatgttatttttacgCATGATTTGGTTTTGAGCGCTCTACGAAGTGACCACACAACCCCTGATGTCGCGAGAAGACTTTTCGATTGGGTTTTGGAGAGTAATAGTGAGAAACTGAGCTCAAAGTCATACAATCTAATGTTGGGCATTTTGGGTTCTAATGGGTTTGTGAAGGAATCTTGGGATATGATTAGTCAAATGAAAAAGAAAGGCTTTGGTGTGTCAAAAGGCACATTTATAAGAATTTCCGATAAGTTCAAGGCAGATGGATTGAACGAAGATGTTGAGAAACTGGAGGACGTGTATGCTTCTGGTTCGGCAAGCATTAAAATTAATGATCCTAGAAACGATAGTACTGCCCACAAGTTTTCTTCTTGGGTTTCTCAAATAATAAGGAGAGAAGTGTGGGGTAATGATGTGGAAAAGCGGTTGCAGGAGTCAGATGTGGAATTTTCTGGTGAACTGGTTACGATGGTGTTGGAGAATCGTGAGTTAGAGCTCAATaaagttttgattttcttcaGGTGGGTCGAGGAGAGTGGGTTGTTTAAGCACAATCAAACTACATATAATGCAATGGCCAGAGTATTGTGTAGAGAGGAGTACGTCGAGAAGTTTTGGATGTTTGTGAATGAAATGAGAGGTGCAGGTTATGAAATGGAGAGGGAAACTTATTTTATGGTATTGGAGCGGTTTGTGAGGTCTAAAATGATGAAGGATGCTGTAGACTTGTATGAGTTTGCCATGACTGGTGGGAATAAACCTTCAGTCCAGGATTGCATTTTCCTTTTGAAGAAAATAGTGGTTAGCAAGgaattagatatgaatttgtttttgaaagTTGTGAGGATATTTAATGAAAGTGGGAATGTCTTAACTGATGCTAACCTAAATTCGATTCTTAAGTCTTTAACTAGTGTTGGGAGATTGACAGAGTGGAAAGAAATATTGGAAGCGATGGAAAAGGGTGGTTATCTACCTAGTGTTTCTACTCAATGTCAGATTGCCTTCAAGCTTGGTAGTGGTGGGAAAAGCAGGGGAGCACGGGAATTTATGGATAAAATGGTAGAT GCAGAGGGTGGTACGGATAACAGTACTTGGGTTTCTTTGGTTAAAGGATATTGCTTGGCTCGTGATTTGGATGAAGCAACTTGTACGTTACGCAAAATGCTCGAGCAACAGGGGGCCTCATCTGATTCTGAGCGTGCTTTACAATTGTTGGTAGGTACATATTGTCGAAAGAACAGGCCTTTAAGTGCATACAAGTTAGTTTTAGAGATGGTTAATGACAAAGGGTTAACTCCTCGGCATACCACATACAAAGAATTGACGAGCACACTGTTGCTCAAAAAGCGTTTCAAAGAGGCATTAGATGTGATGGGTATGATGAAGAATCATGGGTACCCACCAGTTTTGGATTCCTTTGTTGCATATCTTTCCAGGATTGGCAATGCTGAAGAAGCTGTCTGCTTTTCACGAGCCCTGGCTTCAAAGAGATCTCCTTCAGAATCTACGTATCTTCGTCTATTTGAAGCATTTTTAAAAGCTGGACGACAAAATGAAGCTCAGGATTTCCATGCTAAATGCCCTAGTCACATAAAGAATCATGCAGATGTTTTGAATTTGTTTTGTACCATGAAATCTGGAGATAAAGCTCGGAATGACGGCAGAGTCCTTTAG
- the LOC142539598 gene encoding isoprenylcysteine alpha-carbonyl methylesterase ICME-like isoform X1 — translation MEATTSLPPVISSNNLVEQDPGSDSLFRTSSFPSGSSDQRWRRRTSSLLARPTRQKSFGREVGHAAAETYLITGLSFKLLSYLGVGYRWISRLLSLVLYAMFLLPGFLQVGFCYFFSSHVHRSIVYGDRPRNRLDLYLPKNIDGLKPMVIFVTGGAWIIGYKAWGSLLGLQLAERDIIVASIDYRNFPQGTISDMVKDISQGISFVCNNVVEFGGDPNKIYLMGQSAGAHISACALLQQAVKESNGDGISWSVSQIRAYFGLSGGYNLLKLVDHFHGRGLYRSIFLSIMEGEKSLKHFSPEIIAQSPGLHNAVPLLPHFVLFHGTSDYSIPSDESKTFADTMRKAGARAELILYNGKTHTDLFLQDPLRGGKDELFDYVVTFIHSDDKEALASDAMASPRRRFVPEILLRLAREVSPF, via the exons ATGGAGGCGACGACGTCTCTGCCGCCGGTTATTTCTTCCAATAACTTGGTAGAGCAAGACCCGGGATCGGATTCTCTGTTCAGGACCTCGAGTTTTCCGAGTGGTTCATCGGACCAGCGGTGGAGGAGGAGAACGTCGTCGTTGCTTGCTCGGCCGACTCGCCAGAAGTCATTTGGCCGTGAGGTCGGCCACGCTGCGGCGGAGACTTATTTGATTACTGGGCTTAGCTTCAAGCTCCTTAGTTATCTTGG GGTAGGCTATCGATGGATCAGTAGACTCCTTTCTCTTGTTCTTTATGCCATGTTTCTTTTGCCTGGATTTCTCCAAG TTGGATTCTGTTACTTCTTTTCAAGCCATGTCCACCGAAGTATTGTTTATGGAGATCGGCCAAGAAATAG ATTGGATTTGTATTTACCAAAAAATATTGATGGCCTAAAGCCTATGGTGATATTTGTAACTGGTGGAGCTTGGATTATCGG GTATAAAGCATGGGGGTCTCTTCTAGGACTACAATTAGCAGAAAGAGACATCATAGTTGCTAGCATTGATTACAG AAATTTTCCACAGGGGACAATTAGTGATATGGTTAAAGATATTTCTCAAGGGATTTCTTTTGTCTGTAACAATGTTGTTGAATTTGGAGGTGACCCGAACAA GATCTATTTAATGGGGCAATCAGCTGGTGCCCACATTTCTGCGTGTGCTCTTCTACAACAAGCAGTCAAAGAGTCCAACGGAGATGGCATTTCTTGGAGTGTGTCTCAGATAAGAGCTTATTTTGGTTTATCTGGGGG GTACAATTTACTCAAATTGGTGGATCATTTCCATGGCCGAGGCTTGTATCGCTCCATCTTTTTAAG TATAATGGAAGGGGAGAAATCATTGAAACACTTCTCTCCTGAAATCATTGCACAAAGTCCAGGCCTACATAATGCAGTTCCTCTGCTGCCTCATTTTGTCCTTTTCCACGGTACCTCGGATTATTCCATACCATCGGATGAAAG CAAAACATTTGCTGATACGATGAGGAAAGCTGGGGCTCGAGCTGAACTTATCTTATATAATGGGAAAACACATACAGATCTATTCCTCCAA GATCCTCTCAGAGGCGGTAAAGATGAGCTTTTCGACTATGTAGTAACCTTCATACATTCCGATGACAAGGAAGCTCTTGCTAGTGATGCCATGGCTTCTCCAAGAAGACGCTTCGTCCCTGAAATTTTGTTGAGATTGGCTCGTGAAGTTAGCCCCTTCTAA
- the LOC142539597 gene encoding uncharacterized protein LOC142539597: MAGGEGEDPQKLKRIAAAAYDYENDARWADYWSNVLLPPHMSSRSDVVDHFKRKFYQRYIDPELLVEPMATSTAPVRPPAPSPQSTSSSASGSNPRQRSSGSANRTSGTPATPPPNSTSLRWDSRTIQFSVNAWVFLVGVLSVFPLVPQNLSNRAYRLSFLGTACSSLYSLYSLYGKPRAWNLQALQVWFQSVVATKDFLCAIYCLNFVSSHVCLKFALIPILCRTLEHVTKFLRHNFNHSTLYRRYLEKACVWVESNTTTLGVLSSQAEIGIGFLLIISLFSRQRNIIQAFMYWQLLKLMYHSPVTAGYHQNTWAKIGRSVNPLMQQYAPFFNTPMSAIQRWWFR, translated from the exons ATGGCTGGCGGAGAAGGAGAAGATCCGCAGAAGTTGAAGCGGATTGCGGCGGCCGCTTACGATTATGAGAACGATGCGCGGTGGGCGGACTACTGGTCAAACGTGCTCCTTCCTCCCCACATGTCTTCCAGATCTGATGTCGTTGATCATTTCAAGCGCAAGTTCTACCAGCGGTACATT GATCCAGAACTTCTTGTCGAGCCCATGGCTACTAGTACCGCACCTGTAAGACCACCGGCACCCTCACCACAATCAACATCGTCATCTGCTTCTGGAAGTAATCCACGTCAACGGAGTTCAG GGTCTGCGAATAGAACGTCAGGGACACCTGCAACTCCACCTCCTAACTCTACATCATTGCGTTGGGATAGTCGAACCATCCAATTTTCTGTCAACGCTTGG GTATTTCTTGTGGGAGTCCTTTCGGTATTTCCATTAGTACCACAAAATCTATCAAATCGGGCATACCGGCTTTCGTTCTTGGGAACTGCTTGTTCTTCTCTGTATTCTCTATATTCATTGTATGGG AAACCAAGAGCATGGAACTTGCAGGCTTTGCAGGTGTGGTTTCAATCAGTGGTGGCTACAAAAGATTTTCTCTGTGCCATTTACTGTCTTAACTTTGTTTCGTCGCATGTTTGCCTCAAAT TTGCTTTAATTCCCATTCTGTGCCGGACACTTGAGCATGTCACAAAGTTCCTGAGGCATAACTTTAACCATTCCACCTTGTACAG GAGGTACTTGGAAAAGGCTTGTGTTTGGGTTGAATCAAACACGACCACTCTTGGGGTTCTGTCATCACAAGCTGAGATAGGAATTGGGTTCCTTCTGATAATTTCTCTTTTCTC GCGGCAACGGAATATCATACAGGCGTTCATGTACTGGCAG CTTTTGAAACTCATGTATCATTCTCCTGTTACTGCTGGTTACCATCAAAATACATGGGCCAAGATTGGGCGTTCTGTGAATCCATTAATGCAGCAGTACGCTCCATTTTTTAACACTCCGATGTCTGCCATTCAGAGATGGTGGTTTCGGTAA
- the LOC142539600 gene encoding protein GAMETE EXPRESSED 3-like — translation MTIIYFEHAFSFKVVKVSRILVYLQGLKQVGELYSLSFHGPHFKWIQDFSFYGNKFTITCGNNGLLYVIIPDKARILTLEVSMGSIVWEGSVEPLSSEDNEPVVDANGWISIGSLDGFLYSFSPTGSLKKFPQSTSLSSVIQVNLVRDCSGYAVYVSQTEMEDREANIIGENIYVAAMKPRNAVFTLLVPALGSSYWSESNHSNLLFNLSQSDMKHFSTDERTVLSFFAVSRNGNPFPCRTTRQKLASYTGNLVSRYHFLSK, via the exons ATgactattatatattttgaacaTGCGTTTAGTTTTAAGGTTGTGAAAGTATCACGTATTCTTGTCTACTTGCAAGGTCTCAAACAAGTAGGAGAACTCTACTCGTTATCGTTTCATGGTCCTCATTTCAAATGGATCCAAGATTTTAGTTTTTATGGAAACAAATTTACCATAACTTGTGGGAACAATGGTCTATTGTACGTCATTATACCCGATAAGGCCCGAATTCTAACCTTGGAAGTTTCCATGGGAAGCATTGTTTGGGAAGGAAGTGTTGAACCTTTAAGTTCAGAAGATAATGAGCCAGTTGTTGATGCTAACG GGTGGATATCCATTGGATCATTGGATGGATTCTTGTACTCATTTTCACCAACCGGATCTCTCAAAAAGTTCCCACAGTCAACAAGTTTGAGTTCGGTTATCCAGGTTAATCTGGTACGTGACTGCTCCGGTTATGCAGTTTATGTTTCTCAGACAGAAATGGAGGACAGAGAAGCCAACATAATAGGAGAGAACATATATGTTGCAGCAATGAAACCTAGGAATGCTGTATTTACATTGTTGGTTCCAGCTTTGGGGTCCTCGTACTGGTCTGAGAGCAATCACAGTAACTTATTGTTCAATCTGTCACAAAGCGATATGAAGCACTTTTCGACGGATGAAAGAACAGTTCTGTCATTTTTTGCAGTTTCGA GAAATGGCAATCCATTCCCTTGTCGTACTACTC GCCAGAAGCTTGCATCCTACACGGGTAATTTGGTTTCAAGATATCATTTTTTGTCGAAATAA
- the LOC142539598 gene encoding isoprenylcysteine alpha-carbonyl methylesterase ICME-like isoform X2, with translation MEATTSLPPVISSNNLVEQDPGSDSLFRTSSFPSGSSDQRWRRRTSSLLARPTRQKSFGREVGHAAAETYLITGLSFKLLSYLGVGYRWISRLLSLVLYAMFLLPGFLQVGFCYFFSSHVHRSIVYGDRPRNRLDLYLPKNIDGLKPMVIFVTGGAWIIGYKAWGSLLGLQLAERDIIVASIDYRNFPQGTISDMVKDISQGISFVCNNVVEFGGDPNKIYLMGQSAGAHISACALLQQAVKESNGDGISWSVSQIRAYFGLSGGYNLLKLVDHFHGRGLYRSIFLSIMEGEKSLKHFSPEIIAQSPGLHNAVPLLPHFVLFHGTSDYSIPSDERKAGARAELILYNGKTHTDLFLQDPLRGGKDELFDYVVTFIHSDDKEALASDAMASPRRRFVPEILLRLAREVSPF, from the exons ATGGAGGCGACGACGTCTCTGCCGCCGGTTATTTCTTCCAATAACTTGGTAGAGCAAGACCCGGGATCGGATTCTCTGTTCAGGACCTCGAGTTTTCCGAGTGGTTCATCGGACCAGCGGTGGAGGAGGAGAACGTCGTCGTTGCTTGCTCGGCCGACTCGCCAGAAGTCATTTGGCCGTGAGGTCGGCCACGCTGCGGCGGAGACTTATTTGATTACTGGGCTTAGCTTCAAGCTCCTTAGTTATCTTGG GGTAGGCTATCGATGGATCAGTAGACTCCTTTCTCTTGTTCTTTATGCCATGTTTCTTTTGCCTGGATTTCTCCAAG TTGGATTCTGTTACTTCTTTTCAAGCCATGTCCACCGAAGTATTGTTTATGGAGATCGGCCAAGAAATAG ATTGGATTTGTATTTACCAAAAAATATTGATGGCCTAAAGCCTATGGTGATATTTGTAACTGGTGGAGCTTGGATTATCGG GTATAAAGCATGGGGGTCTCTTCTAGGACTACAATTAGCAGAAAGAGACATCATAGTTGCTAGCATTGATTACAG AAATTTTCCACAGGGGACAATTAGTGATATGGTTAAAGATATTTCTCAAGGGATTTCTTTTGTCTGTAACAATGTTGTTGAATTTGGAGGTGACCCGAACAA GATCTATTTAATGGGGCAATCAGCTGGTGCCCACATTTCTGCGTGTGCTCTTCTACAACAAGCAGTCAAAGAGTCCAACGGAGATGGCATTTCTTGGAGTGTGTCTCAGATAAGAGCTTATTTTGGTTTATCTGGGGG GTACAATTTACTCAAATTGGTGGATCATTTCCATGGCCGAGGCTTGTATCGCTCCATCTTTTTAAG TATAATGGAAGGGGAGAAATCATTGAAACACTTCTCTCCTGAAATCATTGCACAAAGTCCAGGCCTACATAATGCAGTTCCTCTGCTGCCTCATTTTGTCCTTTTCCACGGTACCTCGGATTATTCCATACCATCGGATGAAAG GAAAGCTGGGGCTCGAGCTGAACTTATCTTATATAATGGGAAAACACATACAGATCTATTCCTCCAA GATCCTCTCAGAGGCGGTAAAGATGAGCTTTTCGACTATGTAGTAACCTTCATACATTCCGATGACAAGGAAGCTCTTGCTAGTGATGCCATGGCTTCTCCAAGAAGACGCTTCGTCCCTGAAATTTTGTTGAGATTGGCTCGTGAAGTTAGCCCCTTCTAA